The Carnobacterium divergens genome includes a window with the following:
- the cydC gene encoding thiol reductant ABC exporter subunit CydC, with amino-acid sequence MMQKMRQTFREDNWVKPYMAKYRKLLYLVLFLGFMTLFCGSALMFVSGYLISRSASLPENIMLVYVPIVLTRAFGIGRPTFRYVERLVSHNWVLKMTSDLRVKLYRSLEKEAIFFKGKYKTGDILAILAEDIDHIQNLYLRTIFPTLISWGIYILVVIGLGFFSIPFSLMMLLMLAVVTILMPLVSVLVNGARMYAQKTARNGLYDQLTDAVLGVGDWLFSGRKHDFITSYEASEAEVRDYDEKIKRFDRVRDFLVQLCFGLIALAVLVWTSTVFQGNHGGGANWIAAFVLAVFPLIDAFAPIPQAVSELPIYEDSVERMNALPKIDDSNDEATERAAAITEGAFQELCIQQVSFSYEKSHKTIIDELSITLAKGEKLALLGKSGAGKSTLGKMLRGDLMPTAGEITINGIPTYEFGDRISNWVGVMNQSPYLFDTTVLNNVRLGNIKATDEEVIAALYQVGLGEMIASLPEGFHTLVEEAGGRFSGGERQRLALARILLQDTPIVLLDEPTVGLDPITEQKLLDTLFDVLKDKTIVWITHHLQGVNQMDQVIFLENGKIEIFGTPTELLATNERYQRLYRLDRGE; translated from the coding sequence ATGATGCAAAAAATGCGTCAAACGTTTCGTGAAGATAATTGGGTGAAGCCTTATATGGCAAAATATCGTAAATTATTATACCTTGTTTTATTCTTAGGGTTTATGACGCTATTTTGTGGAAGTGCGTTGATGTTTGTTTCTGGGTACTTAATTAGTCGTTCGGCTAGTTTACCTGAAAACATTATGCTGGTTTATGTTCCCATTGTACTAACGAGAGCCTTCGGGATTGGCAGACCAACGTTTCGTTACGTTGAGCGCTTAGTGAGTCATAACTGGGTGTTAAAAATGACCTCTGATTTACGTGTGAAATTGTATCGTTCTTTAGAAAAAGAAGCAATCTTCTTTAAAGGAAAATACAAGACGGGAGATATTTTAGCTATTTTAGCAGAAGATATCGATCACATCCAAAACTTGTATTTACGAACTATTTTTCCAACATTGATTTCATGGGGTATTTATATTTTAGTTGTGATTGGATTGGGCTTCTTTTCAATTCCATTTTCGCTAATGATGTTGTTGATGCTAGCGGTTGTCACAATCTTAATGCCGCTAGTATCGGTTTTAGTGAACGGTGCCAGAATGTACGCTCAAAAAACCGCTCGTAATGGTTTATACGATCAATTAACAGATGCGGTTTTAGGTGTAGGCGATTGGCTATTTAGTGGCAGAAAGCATGACTTTATCACTAGTTATGAAGCGAGTGAAGCAGAAGTTCGTGATTACGATGAAAAAATCAAACGATTTGATCGTGTTCGTGATTTCTTAGTTCAGCTTTGCTTTGGGTTAATTGCACTAGCTGTTTTAGTTTGGACAAGTACGGTTTTTCAAGGGAATCATGGCGGTGGTGCCAACTGGATTGCCGCTTTCGTGCTAGCCGTTTTTCCATTAATTGATGCTTTTGCACCGATTCCTCAAGCCGTTTCTGAATTGCCTATCTATGAGGATTCAGTGGAACGTATGAACGCGTTACCGAAGATTGATGATTCTAATGATGAAGCAACTGAACGTGCGGCAGCAATAACAGAAGGTGCTTTTCAAGAACTTTGTATTCAACAGGTGTCGTTTTCTTATGAGAAGAGCCATAAAACAATTATTGATGAGTTGTCGATTACTTTAGCGAAAGGGGAAAAACTTGCGTTGTTAGGTAAAAGTGGCGCTGGTAAAAGTACGCTTGGCAAAATGCTTCGTGGCGATTTAATGCCAACAGCAGGCGAAATTACGATTAATGGTATTCCAACTTATGAATTTGGAGATAGGATTTCAAATTGGGTTGGAGTGATGAATCAAAGTCCGTATCTATTTGATACCACAGTACTAAATAATGTCCGTCTAGGGAATATTAAAGCAACGGATGAAGAAGTGATCGCAGCGCTTTATCAAGTTGGATTAGGTGAAATGATTGCAAGTTTGCCAGAAGGCTTTCATACACTAGTAGAAGAAGCTGGTGGTCGCTTTTCTGGAGGCGAAAGACAACGTTTAGCCTTGGCACGGATTCTATTGCAAGATACACCCATTGTGCTGTTAGACGAGCCGACAGTAGGCTTAGATCCAATTACAGAACAAAAGTTGTTAGATACATTGTTTGATGTATTGAAGGATAAAACGATTGTTTGGATTACCCATCATTTACAAGGCGTGAATCAAATGGATCAAGTAATTTTTCTTGAAAATGGGAAAATTGAGATTTTTGGCACCCCAACGGAGCTTTTAGCTACGAATGAACGTTACCAAAGGTTATATCGTTTAGATCGAGGCGAATAA
- a CDS encoding polyprenyl synthetase family protein, with protein MPIHPMWENFPAIKDDLAESYAVMEKKVRIRNKEVETTIHDLLHSGGKLLRPAYFILFSRFGSATKKKHKKLIYTAASLEILHMATLIHDDIIDDSPTRRGTPTVQAKYGKDIAVYTGDFLFTVYFDLIADATDSFSTIKLNAFTMKRILIGELDQMHLRYNTDVTLRQYLRRVTGKTAQLFSLSCFEGAQMGKADLKVITSSHHIGHNIGIAFQILDDILDYTENSEVLKKPVLEDVKQGVYSLPLILAMRGHQKEFAPYLKNGAAMSQEDVTMVLSLIDKYQGVEEAKHLAERYTNKALKGINSLPEQPEKHLLLALTKQLLNRNY; from the coding sequence ATGCCAATTCATCCTATGTGGGAAAATTTTCCAGCAATCAAAGACGATTTAGCTGAAAGCTACGCAGTGATGGAAAAAAAAGTTCGAATTCGTAATAAAGAAGTTGAAACTACCATTCATGACCTCCTACATTCTGGTGGGAAATTATTACGCCCTGCTTACTTTATTCTTTTTTCACGTTTTGGTAGCGCCACAAAGAAAAAACATAAAAAATTAATTTATACTGCCGCTTCACTTGAAATACTACACATGGCAACGCTGATACATGACGACATTATTGACGACTCTCCTACAAGAAGAGGAACACCGACTGTGCAAGCAAAATACGGAAAAGATATTGCTGTGTATACAGGAGATTTTCTTTTTACGGTTTATTTTGACTTAATCGCCGATGCGACAGATTCTTTTAGCACCATAAAATTAAATGCCTTTACAATGAAACGCATCTTAATTGGAGAGTTAGATCAAATGCATCTGCGCTACAACACAGATGTGACTCTTCGCCAATACTTACGACGCGTTACGGGCAAAACAGCTCAACTTTTTTCACTAAGTTGCTTTGAGGGTGCTCAGATGGGGAAGGCTGATTTAAAAGTAATTACTAGCAGCCATCATATCGGACATAATATTGGAATTGCCTTTCAAATTCTAGATGATATTTTAGACTATACTGAAAACAGTGAAGTTTTAAAAAAACCTGTCTTAGAAGATGTGAAGCAAGGCGTTTACTCTCTACCTTTGATTTTAGCAATGCGTGGCCATCAAAAGGAATTTGCTCCTTATTTAAAAAATGGGGCTGCTATGAGTCAAGAAGATGTCACGATGGTTCTTTCCTTAATTGACAAATACCAAGGCGTTGAAGAAGCTAAACACTTAGCCGAACGCTATACAAACAAAGCCTTGAAAGGCATCAATAGTTTGCCTGAACAACCGGAAAAACATCTTTTATTGGCTTTAACAAAACAGTTACTTAATCGAAATTATTAA
- a CDS encoding prenyltransferase: protein MKVKTFLELVEIQAKTASILPYFMGIIYAWYHYQELHLLNLLLFFIAMFLFNMAVDAIDNYMDYKKASKEHNYREEVNIIGRENIPIQLVGMLIVIMVVISAGLGLYLVKQTGWPLLYMGLYCYFIGIFYSSGPKPISSMPLGEVFSGFTMGFMIYLISIYVNAYNVMTFDSQTFFIILFASIPNMFAIANLMLANNICDLEEDVTNKRFTLPYYLGKANALKLFKWLYILAFVSLIISVYVGIYPKMMLVTLLAIPFVNKNVTKFLHLQDKRKTFVCAVQNLALITTLQVVTFLIGIWVDF from the coding sequence ATGAAAGTTAAAACTTTTTTAGAATTAGTTGAAATACAAGCAAAGACTGCAAGTATTTTGCCCTATTTTATGGGCATCATTTATGCGTGGTATCATTATCAAGAGCTTCATTTATTGAATCTGCTGCTCTTTTTTATTGCGATGTTTTTATTTAATATGGCGGTGGATGCGATTGACAATTATATGGATTATAAGAAAGCATCAAAGGAGCACAATTACCGTGAAGAGGTGAATATCATTGGACGTGAAAACATTCCAATTCAATTAGTAGGAATGTTGATTGTCATTATGGTTGTCATTTCAGCAGGGTTAGGCCTTTATCTAGTGAAACAAACGGGTTGGCCGTTACTTTATATGGGATTATATTGTTATTTTATCGGTATTTTTTATTCCTCTGGTCCAAAGCCAATTTCAAGCATGCCTTTAGGAGAAGTTTTTTCAGGTTTTACAATGGGCTTTATGATTTATTTAATCAGTATCTATGTAAATGCGTATAATGTGATGACGTTCGATAGTCAGACATTCTTTATTATTCTATTTGCATCGATTCCGAATATGTTTGCAATTGCCAATTTGATGTTAGCCAATAATATTTGTGATTTAGAAGAAGATGTGACGAACAAACGCTTCACATTGCCCTATTATCTAGGAAAAGCCAATGCGTTGAAGCTTTTTAAATGGCTGTATATTCTAGCTTTCGTATCATTAATTATTTCAGTTTATGTCGGAATTTATCCAAAAATGATGTTAGTGACATTACTTGCCATTCCGTTTGTTAATAAAAATGTCACCAAATTTTTACACCTACAAGATAAACGTAAAACCTTTGTCTGTGCCGTTCAAAACCTAGCCTTAATTACCACCTTACAAGTTGTTACATTTTTAATAGGAATATGGGTAGATTTTTAA
- a CDS encoding DUF1149 family protein — MNILRGQVSVDKYNFELVEGEPSLTTNVEVKINEVVPSDEADKNILENGKIFRIEVPFALELDRFKIEGLISQIAQIEEFFGQPNELEVDTMRELSKPLIEYIERLTYEVTEIAFDEPGVTLNFESN, encoded by the coding sequence ATGAACATTTTAAGAGGACAGGTTTCAGTAGATAAATACAATTTTGAACTAGTTGAAGGCGAGCCATCGTTAACTACGAACGTTGAAGTGAAAATTAATGAAGTCGTACCATCAGATGAAGCCGATAAAAATATTTTAGAAAACGGCAAAATTTTCCGTATAGAAGTACCATTTGCACTAGAATTAGATCGTTTTAAAATTGAAGGACTAATCAGCCAAATTGCTCAAATTGAAGAATTTTTTGGACAACCAAATGAATTGGAAGTAGATACAATGCGCGAACTTTCAAAACCTTTAATTGAGTATATTGAACGTCTAACTTATGAAGTAACCGAAATTGCTTTTGATGAACCTGGTGTGACATTAAATTTTGAATCGAATTAA
- a CDS encoding NAD(P)/FAD-dependent oxidoreductase yields the protein MAKTKIVILGAGYAGLRTLKQVQKEHLDAEITIVNKNEYHYEATYLHEVASGANPPEKISFPIMSVVDQKQTNFIQDTVVMVNKDEKTVELAKNGTIEFDYLVFALGFESESFGITGVDEFALPMVDIPTAVKVREHMHAQFAKYNETKDETLLSIVVCGAGFTSIEYLGELTQQMPKLVKEYNLPADKISITCIEAMPTLLPMFVEKLSTYGIQKLRDRGVKFLVGTPIKEVTPEAVVYQENDELKEVKAKTIVWTTGVKGSSLVGKSGFEERRGRVMVAEDLTAPGYPTIFIIGDCSAVMDKTCDRPFPTTAQIALKQADNVAKNLAAKIKNQPIVPFTFKSQGSVCSIGNNEAIGEVMGHNLKGYPASMMKKVIENKSLMTTGGMKVMFEKGRFDLYH from the coding sequence ATGGCTAAAACAAAAATCGTTATTTTAGGTGCAGGCTATGCTGGTTTAAGAACGTTAAAGCAAGTTCAAAAGGAACACCTTGATGCGGAAATCACAATTGTAAATAAAAATGAGTACCATTATGAAGCGACTTATTTACATGAAGTTGCAAGTGGAGCAAACCCACCAGAAAAAATCAGCTTTCCAATTATGAGTGTTGTTGATCAAAAACAAACAAACTTTATTCAAGATACTGTTGTCATGGTCAACAAAGATGAAAAAACGGTTGAGCTAGCAAAAAATGGCACAATCGAATTTGACTATCTAGTCTTTGCCTTAGGTTTTGAATCTGAATCATTTGGTATTACCGGAGTAGACGAATTTGCTTTACCGATGGTTGATATCCCAACTGCTGTAAAAGTAAGAGAGCATATGCATGCTCAATTTGCAAAATACAATGAAACAAAAGACGAAACACTCTTAAGTATCGTTGTATGTGGTGCTGGTTTTACAAGTATCGAATATCTTGGAGAGTTAACGCAACAAATGCCAAAATTAGTTAAAGAATACAATTTACCAGCGGATAAAATTTCAATTACGTGTATTGAAGCAATGCCAACCTTATTGCCAATGTTTGTTGAAAAATTATCAACGTATGGCATTCAAAAATTAAGAGACCGTGGCGTTAAATTCTTAGTGGGCACACCAATTAAAGAAGTAACTCCAGAAGCAGTTGTTTACCAAGAAAATGATGAATTAAAAGAAGTAAAAGCTAAAACAATCGTTTGGACAACCGGCGTTAAAGGCAGCAGCCTTGTTGGAAAATCAGGCTTTGAAGAACGTCGTGGCCGTGTAATGGTAGCAGAAGATTTAACGGCCCCAGGTTACCCAACTATCTTTATTATTGGTGATTGCTCTGCCGTAATGGATAAAACTTGTGACCGTCCATTCCCAACAACCGCACAAATTGCGTTGAAACAAGCTGACAATGTAGCGAAAAATTTAGCTGCAAAAATAAAAAATCAACCAATTGTACCCTTTACATTTAAATCACAAGGCTCTGTTTGTTCAATTGGGAACAACGAAGCGATTGGTGAAGTAATGGGGCATAACTTGAAGGGTTACCCAGCATCAATGATGAAAAAAGTCATTGAAAATAAATCATTAATGACAACTGGTGGCATGAAAGTGATGTTTGAAAAAGGTCGCTTTGATTTATATCATTAA
- a CDS encoding flavodoxin family protein codes for MTKVLGILGTSNKFGITAQMLQAVLAGATSDGCDVEMICLADYPLEMNPSKEHNQILDQLHHKMLASECLIFATPTYWKDVSGLMKQFLDCMRSRMVRFGKKDGEMLPDLYAKKKYILLTNCYTKTLENCVTGVTDSTFIVMDRVCTTAGMELVGEAVTTNTFAMKELPDWKHAECVKLGKKIQISIEKRDFTVKRYIQLFFMLAFSTLITMGIQSLLENWLPITGFWGNYVTFVLIFFILLSVVLHYFSVKKHKRN; via the coding sequence ATGACAAAAGTCTTAGGAATTTTAGGAACATCAAATAAGTTCGGCATCACGGCTCAAATGTTACAAGCAGTCCTAGCAGGAGCAACATCAGATGGTTGTGACGTTGAAATGATTTGCTTAGCGGATTATCCACTAGAAATGAATCCTAGTAAAGAGCACAATCAAATTCTGGATCAATTGCACCACAAGATGCTAGCAAGTGAATGCTTGATTTTTGCAACTCCAACTTATTGGAAAGATGTATCCGGTTTAATGAAGCAGTTTTTAGATTGTATGAGAAGTCGGATGGTGCGTTTTGGGAAAAAAGACGGCGAAATGTTGCCAGATTTGTATGCAAAAAAGAAGTACATTTTATTAACCAACTGCTACACCAAAACACTAGAAAACTGTGTAACAGGAGTAACCGATTCTACCTTTATTGTGATGGATCGAGTATGCACGACGGCTGGAATGGAACTTGTTGGTGAAGCCGTTACAACAAATACTTTCGCTATGAAAGAACTGCCAGATTGGAAACATGCAGAGTGTGTAAAACTCGGAAAAAAAATCCAAATAAGCATTGAAAAGAGGGACTTTACTGTGAAACGTTACATTCAATTATTTTTTATGTTGGCATTCAGTACATTGATTACAATGGGAATTCAATCCTTGCTAGAAAACTGGCTTCCAATCACAGGTTTTTGGGGAAATTATGTCACATTTGTCTTAATCTTTTTTATCTTACTTTCTGTAGTCTTACATTACTTTTCAGTAAAAAAACATAAACGCAACTAA
- a CDS encoding histidine phosphatase family protein has protein sequence MAKGCTFYFVRHGRTFFNEYMRMQGWSDTPLTRDGIFEVRQSARGLSEVKFAAAYCSDLSRTKETTEIFLEENYHSRKLPITEMAEFREAFYGSFEGLDIAESWETIAHELGYKTAHEMREKATLADRMDGTKKADPRHDAEDFLTFWLRVEKGLLKLIDKHRDTGDHVLVVSHGNTIRNMLNGIVPELDVPTSLDNASISVVNYQNGQFHLESFNDTSHFR, from the coding sequence TTGGCTAAAGGATGTACATTTTATTTTGTTCGTCATGGGAGAACGTTTTTTAATGAATATATGAGAATGCAAGGGTGGTCAGATACGCCGTTAACTAGAGATGGTATATTTGAAGTTAGACAAAGTGCCAGAGGGTTGTCAGAAGTGAAATTTGCTGCTGCTTACTGTAGCGATTTAAGTCGAACGAAAGAAACAACTGAAATTTTTTTAGAAGAGAATTATCATTCAAGAAAATTACCAATTACAGAAATGGCTGAATTTAGAGAAGCTTTTTACGGTAGTTTTGAAGGATTAGATATTGCGGAATCATGGGAAACCATTGCGCACGAATTAGGGTACAAAACTGCCCATGAAATGCGTGAAAAAGCAACACTCGCAGATCGCATGGATGGAACGAAAAAAGCAGATCCAAGACACGATGCTGAGGATTTCTTAACTTTTTGGTTACGTGTAGAAAAAGGCTTGCTTAAACTAATTGATAAGCATCGTGATACTGGAGATCACGTACTTGTGGTTTCTCACGGCAATACGATTCGCAATATGTTGAATGGAATTGTTCCAGAATTAGATGTTCCGACTTCTTTAGATAATGCTAGCATTTCTGTGGTGAATTATCAAAATGGCCAATTTCATTTGGAAAGCTTTAACGATACCAGCCACTTTAGATAA
- a CDS encoding Cof-type HAD-IIB family hydrolase, with translation MANFIWKALTIPATLDKKIDYKGAFNLEPNALVFFDLDGTLLNQQSQVNPEVASAIHQLRENGSMPIIATGRTNIEVDEIMEMTGINSIVSMNGQHVTFDGEEVYASVLETAVLDRLKEATNERNEGLSFYSNRLIRCTRHNELLEKAYNMIHSPIPQIDESIYHREDIHMALVLAEAGDEYYHREFPELFFIRNSPFSMDTIVKGGSKAKGIEALIERLNFQHIPTFAFGDGRNDMEMFGAVKHPIAMGNAISDLKNIAEFVTTSNVEGGIITGLKKYDLI, from the coding sequence ATGGCCAATTTCATTTGGAAAGCTTTAACGATACCAGCCACTTTAGATAAGAAAATTGATTACAAGGGAGCTTTTAATTTGGAACCAAATGCATTAGTATTTTTTGATTTAGATGGAACACTTTTAAACCAACAGTCACAAGTAAATCCAGAAGTAGCAAGCGCGATTCATCAATTACGTGAAAATGGCAGTATGCCTATTATAGCAACGGGGCGTACGAATATTGAAGTTGATGAAATTATGGAAATGACTGGAATTAATTCAATCGTATCTATGAATGGTCAACACGTGACTTTTGATGGAGAAGAGGTCTATGCGTCTGTTTTAGAAACAGCAGTCTTAGATCGTTTAAAGGAAGCAACCAATGAACGAAATGAAGGCTTGTCGTTTTATTCAAATCGTTTAATTCGTTGTACGAGACACAACGAATTACTAGAAAAAGCGTACAATATGATTCACAGTCCAATCCCACAAATTGACGAATCGATTTATCATCGAGAAGATATTCATATGGCCCTTGTGCTAGCTGAAGCGGGTGATGAGTATTACCACCGTGAATTTCCAGAACTGTTCTTTATTCGCAATTCGCCCTTTAGTATGGATACGATTGTAAAAGGTGGGTCAAAAGCAAAAGGGATTGAAGCGTTGATTGAGCGATTAAACTTTCAGCATATTCCAACATTTGCCTTTGGAGACGGACGCAATGATATGGAAATGTTTGGCGCTGTAAAGCATCCGATTGCGATGGGCAATGCAATATCTGATTTAAAAAATATCGCGGAATTTGTTACGACGAGTAACGTTGAGGGTGGCATTATTACAGGGCTTAAGAAATATGATTTAATCTAA